The genomic window CGAGGCCTACCAGGGTGGCTCGATGGCCCCCGGCATGGTCCTCACGGTCGAGCCGGGGCTGTACTTCCACGCCTTCGACGAGACGGTTCCACCGGAACTGCGCGGCATCGGCGTCCGGCTCGAGGACGACCTCCTCGTGACGGCCGACGGCGCCGAGGTGTTGTCGGATGCGCTGCCCATCGACGCGTCGGGCATCGAAGCGTGGATGCGCGCCCAGTAACCTGAGCGGACCGTGGTGGGAGACGAAGGATGGGAGTCGCGATGAGCATGTCGGCGATCCGACCGGCCGAGGAACGGCTGAGCCTGCGGGCGCAGGTGGAGCGGGCGGTGTCCGCGGCGATCATCTCGGGCGAGCTCGCGCCGGGGACGATGATCTCGGTACCGACGCTGGCGGTGCAGTTCAACGTCTCGGCGACGCCCGTCCGTGAAGCGATGCTCGATCTCGAGAAGCGCGACTTCGTGGAGGCGGTCCGGAACAAGGGGTTCCGTGTCACGGTCGTCAGCGAGGCCTCGCTCCGCAACACGGCGCAGATCCGCCAGCTCCTCGAGCCGCCCGCGATGGCGGACCTGGCGGAGGTCTTCGACCACGGGTCGCTGCCCGAGCTCCGGCAGCAGGCTGACGACATCGTGGCCGGTGCCCGCGACGGCGACCTGACCCGGTACCTCGAAGCCGACCAGGCGTTCCACCTCGCGCTCACCGCGAAACTCGGCAACCCGCTGCTCGTCGAGCTCGTCGCGGACCTCCGCGGACGTACCCGCCTCGTGGGGTTGGCCGCCATGCTCGATTCGCAGCAGCTCGACCGCTCGGCCGTGGAGCACCACGAGCTCCTCGACGCCCTCGAGCGGGGTGACGGGGCCGCCGCTCGCGAGCTCATGCACCGACACATCGGGCACACCACCGGCTGGTGGGCCGGCAAGCCGGAATCCGACGCCGAGTAGCCCCTGGCGTGCGTGCGCGGACCTCGACCAGGATCCGCGATCGCGCACGCTTGCCTGTCGAGTGAATGTGTGACACATTACTGAAAGCCCTTCCTTGCACCGACCGAAAGGACCGCCCATGACCCGCATCGTCATCGTCGGCGCCGGCATCGTCGGTGCGGCCTGCGCGCGGATCCTCGCCCGCCGCGGCGCCGAGGTCGTCGTATTGGACCGTTCGGCGGCCGCCGGCGGTACGAGCGGCTCGGGGGAGGGGAACCTGCTCGTCTCCGACAAGGGGCCCGGCCCCGAACTCGACCTCGCCCGGTACGCTTCACGCCTCTGGCCCGTCGTCACCGCCGAACTCAGTGCCGAACTCGGACCGGCCTTCCCGAGCATCGAGTTCGAGCGCAAGGGCGGCATCGTGGTCGCCACCACCGAGGCCGGCGCGCAGCCGCTGCTCGACTTCGCCGCCGCCCAGCGCGCGGCCGGTGTCGACGCCCGGCCCCTCACCGAGGACGAGCTGCTCGCGGCGGAGCCGTCGATCACCCGCTCCTCCACGGCGGCCGTCCACTATCCCGAGGACGCACAGGTCCAGCCCGTCATCGCCACGGAGGCCCTGCTCGCCTCGGCCCGGCGGGCGGGCGCGATCGTGCGCACCGGCGTCACCGTGACGGGCGGCGTCCGGAGCGCGACCGGTCGCCTCACGGGTGTCCGGACCTCCGTGGGCGACGCCTCGGGCGATGCGGTCCTCGTCTGCGCCGGACCGTGGTCGGCCGAGCTCGGCGAGGTGCTCGGGGCACCCGTCCCGGTCCGTCCCCGTCGCGGCATGGTGCTCGTCACCACCCGCATGCCGCACCGCGTGCACCACAAGGTCTACGACGGCGACTACTTCGGGGCCACGCAGTCGAGCGACGCCTCGCTCCAGACCTCGAGCGTCGTCGAGTCGACGGCTGCGGGCACCGTCCTCATCGGATCGAGTCGGCAGCAGATCGGGTTCGACGCGCGCCTCGACGTCGACGTGCTCCGCGAGGTCGCGGCGAAGTCGCTGCGCCTCTTCCCGTTCCTCCGCGACGCCTCGGTCATGCGCAGCTACGGTGGCTTCCGGCCGTACATGCCCGACCATCTCCCGGTCATCGGCCCCGACCACCGCCTGGACGGCCTGTGGCACGCGACGGGCCACGAGGGCGCCGGCATCGGGCTGGCCCTCGCGACGGCCGAGCTCATCGGCGCCCGCCTGCTCGGCGGATCGGCCGACCTCGACGACGCCCCGTTCCAACTCGACCGCCCGGGGCTCGCCCCGCACCTGCGCGTCGACCGGCCGGCGGAGGTGGCCTGATGGTCTCGAGACGACTGCCCGCGACGAGCGATCGGATCCTGCCCGGCACGGAGGACGCGCTGCGCATCGACCTCGACGGGACGCCCGTCGACGGACTCCGCGGCCAGACGATCGCCGGTGTCCTGTTGGGTTCCGGCGTCCTCGCCTGGCGCCGCACCAGCAGGGCCGGGAAGCCGCGCGGCGTCTTCTGCGGCATCGGGGTCTGCTTCGACTGCATCGTCACGGTGAACGGCCAGCGGGACGTCCGTGCCTGCCAGCGTCGCGCCGCGGACGGCGACCGCATCGAGACGCAGCAGGACGCCCTCCCGGAACCCACGACGGAGAACGACCCGTTCGGGGACCGGACATGAGCGCCCGGCAGCGGGAGGTCGTCGTCGTCGGTGCAGGTCCCGCCGGCCTCCAGGCCGCGCTCGCCGCCCGGGCCCTCGGTGCGTCCGTCACCCTGCTCGACGCCTCGGACGAGCTCGGCGGTCAGTACTGGCGGCACCTGCCGGCCAGCCGGCCGTCTGCGGCCGAGGCCTCGCTGCATCACGGGTTCGAGCGCTTCGTCGCCATGCGCGCGGCGCTCGACGCCGACGACGGCTGCACGGTGATCACCGAGGCGCAGGTGTGGGCGATCGACGTCGACCGCGCCGCCGCCGACCACGGCTCCGACGACGTCTCCAGGGCGACCGGCCTGCGTCTGCACGTCCTGGTCGGACCGCCGGACGGCACCGACCGCACGGCGCTCACCCTCCGGCCGGACGCGCTCGTCCTCGCGACCGGCGCCCATGACCGCACGCTGCCCTTCCCCGGCTGGGACCTCCCCGGCGTGTTCTCGGCCGGTGCCGCCCAGGCCCTCGCGAAGGGCGAGCGGGTCACCGTCGGTCAGCGGGTGGTCGTGGCCGGTGCCGGACCGTTCCTGTTGCCGGTGGCCGCGTCCTTGACCGCGACCGGATCACGCGTCCTCGGCGTCTACGAGGCCACGACCGTCGGCGGACTCGCCAGGGGCTGGCTCCCCAAGCCCTGGCAGCTGCTCGGCGTGACCGGGAAGGCCGGTGAGCTGCTCGGCTACGTCGGCGGCCACCTCCGTCACCGGATCCCGTACCGCGTCGGCCACGCGGTGGTCGCTGCGCACGGCACGGACCGGGTCGAGCGCGTGACCATCGCCGCCGTCGACGCCGACTGGTCGCCGATCCCCGGGACCGAGCGCACGGTCGAAGCGGACGCCGTCTGCGTCAGCCACGGGTTCACCCCACGGCTCGAGCTGCCCGTCGCGGTCGGCTGCGCGCTCACCGAAGCCCGGTTCGTCCAGGTCGACGACGAGCAGCGCACGAGCGTCCCGGCCGTCTTCGCGGCGGGGGAGATCACCGGTATCGGTGGTGTCGACGCCGCGCTCGCCGAGGGCGCGATCGCGGGACACGCTGCCGCCGGCGGACTCCACGGCGCCTCCGGCATCCGTGCCGCCGTGAGCCGACGCGACACGTTCCTCGCCTTCGCCGACCGGCTCGAACGCGCCCACGGCATCCGCGCCGGCTGGAGCGACTGGCTCGACGACGACACCACCATCTGCCGCTGCGAGGAGGTCGACTACCGCTCGTTGCGCACGACGGCGACCGCCACCTGCGCGACCGGCCTGCGCTCCCTCAAACTCAGCACGCGCGCCGGGCTCGGGATCTGCCAGGGGCGCATGTGCGGTCGCACCGTCGAGGAGCTCCTCCACCGCGTCGCAGCCGAATCCGGCGGCAGCGGCCTCATCGACGGCGTCTCGAGCGACCGCCGGCCCATCGCCTCCCCGCTGCGCATCGGCGAACTCGCCGCGCAGGCACCGGGACACCCTCCCCACGAACCGCCGTCGACCCCGACGGCCGAACACCCAGGATGACCGACCGGTCTCCGCACCATTCCCTCGGAAAGGAACCACCCATGGCCAAGCAGTTCGACCTCGGCGGCGTCATCGTCGCGACCACCCTCGCGTTCAAGGAGGACGCCTCGGCGCCCGCAGGCCTCGCCGTCGACTACGACCGCTTCGCCGAGCACTGCAACTGGCTCATCGAGAACGGTTGCCGAGGCGTCGGCCCGAACGGCTCGCTCGGTGAGTACTCGTCACTCACGGACGCCGAGCGTCGCAAGGTCATCCAGGTCGCGGTCGACACCGTCGGCGACCGCGGCCTCGTCGTCGCCGGGGTGCACGGCGTCGGCTGGCACCAGGCCCAGCAGTGGGCCGAGTACGCGAAGGAGGACGGCGCGGACGGCGTCCTGCTCCTGCCGCC from Plantibacter flavus includes these protein-coding regions:
- a CDS encoding NAD(P)/FAD-dependent oxidoreductase produces the protein MTRIVIVGAGIVGAACARILARRGAEVVVLDRSAAAGGTSGSGEGNLLVSDKGPGPELDLARYASRLWPVVTAELSAELGPAFPSIEFERKGGIVVATTEAGAQPLLDFAAAQRAAGVDARPLTEDELLAAEPSITRSSTAAVHYPEDAQVQPVIATEALLASARRAGAIVRTGVTVTGGVRSATGRLTGVRTSVGDASGDAVLVCAGPWSAELGEVLGAPVPVRPRRGMVLVTTRMPHRVHHKVYDGDYFGATQSSDASLQTSSVVESTAAGTVLIGSSRQQIGFDARLDVDVLREVAAKSLRLFPFLRDASVMRSYGGFRPYMPDHLPVIGPDHRLDGLWHATGHEGAGIGLALATAELIGARLLGGSADLDDAPFQLDRPGLAPHLRVDRPAEVA
- a CDS encoding FAD-dependent oxidoreductase; amino-acid sequence: MSARQREVVVVGAGPAGLQAALAARALGASVTLLDASDELGGQYWRHLPASRPSAAEASLHHGFERFVAMRAALDADDGCTVITEAQVWAIDVDRAAADHGSDDVSRATGLRLHVLVGPPDGTDRTALTLRPDALVLATGAHDRTLPFPGWDLPGVFSAGAAQALAKGERVTVGQRVVVAGAGPFLLPVAASLTATGSRVLGVYEATTVGGLARGWLPKPWQLLGVTGKAGELLGYVGGHLRHRIPYRVGHAVVAAHGTDRVERVTIAAVDADWSPIPGTERTVEADAVCVSHGFTPRLELPVAVGCALTEARFVQVDDEQRTSVPAVFAAGEITGIGGVDAALAEGAIAGHAAAGGLHGASGIRAAVSRRDTFLAFADRLERAHGIRAGWSDWLDDDTTICRCEEVDYRSLRTTATATCATGLRSLKLSTRAGLGICQGRMCGRTVEELLHRVAAESGGSGLIDGVSSDRRPIASPLRIGELAAQAPGHPPHEPPSTPTAEHPG
- a CDS encoding (2Fe-2S)-binding protein, whose product is MVSRRLPATSDRILPGTEDALRIDLDGTPVDGLRGQTIAGVLLGSGVLAWRRTSRAGKPRGVFCGIGVCFDCIVTVNGQRDVRACQRRAADGDRIETQQDALPEPTTENDPFGDRT
- a CDS encoding GntR family transcriptional regulator; this translates as MSMSAIRPAEERLSLRAQVERAVSAAIISGELAPGTMISVPTLAVQFNVSATPVREAMLDLEKRDFVEAVRNKGFRVTVVSEASLRNTAQIRQLLEPPAMADLAEVFDHGSLPELRQQADDIVAGARDGDLTRYLEADQAFHLALTAKLGNPLLVELVADLRGRTRLVGLAAMLDSQQLDRSAVEHHELLDALERGDGAAARELMHRHIGHTTGWWAGKPESDAE